The Aureibacter tunicatorum genome segment GATCCAGTTCATGAATGCCAACAAATGTATCAGGGGCTTCCATCCATTTTTTTGCTTTGGCCATGCCTTCATCGACTTGTTGCATAGCTTGCTCTTTTACTTGTCCAGGGCTTTTTCGAAATCTGATGGTTGTTGGACAATAGCCAACATTGTGTTTATGCTTTTCATGAAAGGATTGTCCGCTTTCGAGTCCGTACATGCTAAAGTAGAATAGCTTGTTTTCGTCGACAGCTTTCGCATCGTCAAGTTGGGCTTTCTGAAGAAATTCTAATCTAAGACGGAGTCTTTCAGTGATTTTGTTCATTGAAAGCAATTCAGAAAGGCATCGTTTCATAATCGCAACTCTATCAGGGTACGTGCGTCTTGAACTAAGGTCAGCGGGAATGTAAGTGAAACTTTCGCTTTCAAGCAAAGCATCCAATTCTTTTCTGAAGCTTCCATATCTGCAGTAAAATGAGATAAAGTCGGAAACAAAGGCCATTTCGGCCCTTTGCTCTCTAGCGACATTTTCCAATGTGACAAAATCAGAATTGGTGCGGGCAACTACTCCAGCATTATGCATATTCCAGCCAATTCTGTTAAAACTATCTGTATTGGGATCTCTCCAATCTATAAAATCGTTTTCAAGATATTCGGAGAAAGTTTGAGGGAATTTTCCAACAGGTTGTTCTGAAAAAGGTATTTTGTGCGCTTCCAAACCGTATACTCGAAAAGCTTCACCTGTTGTTGGCATTGCAAATTGGTTTAAGCCCATTCTTTTGCATTTGTCAAAAGCTTTTGCCTCGTCCTTTTCTAGTTCTTTGTAAGCTTTCGCTGTTTCTCCATCGCCACCATGTTGATCGTATGCTTCGTGTGCTGAAAAGCCTTCAGGAATAGGGGCTGAACGCTCCACCCAAAACTTAATCAACCTTTCGGGAGTTGAAAAATCCTTGAAAGGGTGGTGATATGATTTTCCACTCATGTATTCCTCAAGAATCAACTCAAAAACTTTCCCGCTTCCATACCCGAGTATATTTTCCGCGAATCTAAGACAGTCCGAAGATTCTCCTATGGTGTCGGATTTTCCTTTATAAACTGGGCGAGTGGCAAAAGCTCTTTCTTGTTTGTCATGAAACATGTTTGGCAAAAGCAATGCTTGGCTCAAGTCTTGTTCAAGACGCAATGGACTACCCTGAGCTTCAAGCTTATGATTGCTATCTTCAATTATTTTCGGGCAAGCAAACAGGGTTTGGGGATGGTCACAATCTTCCAATGCCATTTCAGCTCCGTAAGTCACTTTGAATTCCGGATTGAAAAAGAAATCAGAGAAATCATCTTTAGGTAGCGGAGATTCATCTTTCATGTTGAATTGGCTTTGACTATTGTGCTCTCTTGAAAGATGAGTTTTTGTACGAATGTATTTATAGTTGTAAAATGAGTGTGACAGCGTTTGGCGATTTAATTCAACTTGTGGAGAACCCAATGTTACGCTTGTTGGGTATCTAGCAATAAAATATGCTTGCAAAGGTGGTGTTTTAGATTTGCATTTTTGTTGACGAGTTTGCGTATTAGTCTTTGTCGTATTTTTCTTTTTTCCCAAAGACTTTAATGCCATTTTGAATATTCTATAAATGAATGAGCAAGGTGCTATAAACAAATGTTCAACATATAGAAATATAGTTTGTTTTGTGAAATAATTATTGCCGGATCAATCTATTAATTAACGTCAAGAGGTTAACATTTTATTAATACTGCTGTTGTTGAAATATAATTTATGATAGAAAAAATGAAAGGTATAATAAATATAGATAATGTAACCAAGACAAAGATTGAAGATGCTATGGTGATCATTGGCATGATTGGCCCTTTTTCAGCATTGCCTCAGCTATATAAACTGTATGTGAGTCATTCTCATCTTGCTGAAGGCGTTTCTTCGATTACTTGGTTGGTTTCGGCTATTATAGCTGTTTTTTGGTGTCTATATGGAGTTGTAATGAGGAAGAAAGCATTATTTCTCTCTTATCTAATGACTTTTATTATAGATTTTCTGATCGTTTGTAAATTATATGTAATTGGTAGTTTATTTTGACTTGTAAATTTTCAAAGAACTGATGGGGCTCAATTCAAACTCACACTGTTCAATCAACCAACTTTCTTTGTCAAAAAACTTGCTGCTTGATTCCGCAATGATGGTTATAACTTTTTGAGAGGCAATGGCTTTTAGTTTTTTAACTAATTCTGTGTAAAGGTCGCTGTACAGTGAATTATAAATGTAAAATATATTGCCATCGCTTATATCCTGTTGAAGCAAGTCGCCTTGAAAGATGTTGATGTTTTTCAAATTATCACGTTTAGCCAATTCTTCAGCAAATTCGCAACGTTCTCTGACTATTTCGATTCCCTTGAACTGAGTATTAGGAAAGCGTTGGGCTCCGTACCAAAGCACGAGCCCGTATCCACAACCCAAATCATAGAAAGTGTCATTTTCGTTTAGAGAGATATTATTATAGATTGTATCAAGAAAGCTTGACGAACCGTAAGTGAATTTTTTTAATCCATAGGCTATAGTCATTCCTCCCCAATCCATTTGGCGTTCGACATTTTCAATTTCTTTGGCAATTGATTTGATTTGTTCGCTTTTCATTATTTAATTCATTAATTCCAACAGCTTGTCATAAGCCGTGTAGACATCTTTAAGCTTAGTTTCGTATCTTTCTTTTGCTTCAGGCACATTGCTGTTGCAATGAGGGCATATTTCAGTGCCTTCATACACATGCTGATTGCAATCCCTGCAGAGTTCAAGATTTTCAAATGTTCTTATTTCTGTTTTTAATTCCGCTGAAGTATCCTCATTGTTTTCTAGAGGATTTTGCACTTCAAGAATATTTCCATTATTGTCTTCCACGATGATTTCGAATAGTCCATAGTCAAAGGGCTTGCCTTCCGCCTCTTGTACTTTTCTTATTCTTTCTCTTTTGCCTTCTTTTTCCAGTTTCAATGCCCTGTGGTGGCAATATGGATTGTTTCCTCTTTTGCCAAAAAGAACGTGGCTTGTCCATGTGCAACCTGCCATGCAAGAAGAGGCGTAATAACAGCTTTTGCAGTGCCCCCAAAGTTCGTCAAGATTTCGATGCCTCGTGAATTTCATTTGCTTGCTGTGATACCAAATGTCGTCAAGTGTCATATCTTTGATATTTCCACCGGTATAATCGCTAGTAGGCAGAGAAGGACACCCTTTGATGATTCCATTGGCCTCAATTCCGATAGCGGTATGGCCTGCTGAGCATCCTGTCCAGAAAGCGTCTTTGCCTTGCCTCCATATGTGCTCATATGGGCCATAATAGCCAATATTGTTGCCTGCCTGAATGAGGATATTATGACTTAGCGCTCTTTTGTAGACTTTGATTAGATTTTCGTACAGATCTATGATCTCGTAGGGTTGAAGAATCAAATCATCATTTTCCACGGCATTGCCCATAGCGACTATGAGTTGGATTTGCCAGTTTTTGATGCCTCTGACTATGAATTCATCCAGAAGCTCGTCAAGTTGATGTTGATTTGATTTAGTGATAACAGTATTGACACTCGAAGTGATTCCGTGCTTCTTTAATAATTCAAGCGCGTTTAAAGCATGTTGATAAGAATCTCTTTTGCCTCTGATCTGGTTGTGGACATCTTCAAGTCCGTCGATTGAAACTCCGATATTTTTAATTCCAGCTTGTTTAGCGTCTAGAATTCTCTTTTCATTCAAGTTATATCCACCTGTTTGCATGGAACACTCCATGCCTGCTTGATCAATTCTAGAAATGATCTCCAGCCAGTCATTTCTTAAAAATGCTTCGCCACCGATAATAGTTATTTCTCTAGTCCCTAATTCATGAAGCTTGTCGATAATATCAAAGCATTCTTGAGTAGTTAGTTCATCAGGTCTGACCTTGCCTGCTCTGGAGCCACAGTGTCCGCAGTTTAAATTGCAAGCCAGTGTAATTTCCCATACAGCATGGACAGGCGTTAGTTTTTCATAATCAGAGTCAATACGGTACCTTATGGATGGGTTGGATTCAACAGTCATAAAAAAATGGTTTTAATGAAAAGAAAGAGGACAATGTGTCGCTCTTCCTCTGTGTGTGTAAATGATTACTTCTTTTCCAATTGGTCGATTTTATCCAATAGTTCTACCAATGCCGTTGAAATGTCTCCATTTTCTTTAATGAATTTCTTTGTATTTTCGGCCATTGCTTTCATTTGTTCGACATCATTTGAAGCTATTGCTTCTCTAATGCCTGCTCCGTAAGGTTGTATGATCATAATGCTAAAATAAAAATGTGGTGGATGTATTTTTGATAAAGGCGATTGCCTAAGGCATATATTGTCAAGCGAGAATATATGCTAGTGAAAAAAGGAAGACGAAGCAGGCTTCGCCTTCAAACCAACTTATTTTTTTTCTAGTTTATCGATTGCATCGATAAGCTCTACTAGAGCTAGTGATATATCACCGCTTTCCTTGATTGTTTTTTTTGCTTGCTCAGCTGTGGCTTTCATTTTTTCCACGTCATTTGAAGCTATCGCTTCTCTGATGCTGGCTGCGTACATTGGAAGATACATGTTTTGAAAAATTTAGAGTGAAATAATATTCAAAGTCGCTAAGAAGTGAGCGCTTTGAATGAAAAAAATGCCGGATTACTTGTTGTCAAGTTTTTCGATGGCCTCTAACAATTCAACCAAAGCAAGAGAGAGATCTCCACTTTCTTTAATGTTCTTTTTTGCTTGTTCAGCTACTGCTTTCATTTTTTCAACATCATTGGAAGCCGCCGCTTCTCTGATGCCTGCTGCGTAAAGTACTTGATACATAATGGTAATTGATTAATGGTTTTAAAAATGAATTATTCAATAATATGCATTATTAGACTCAAAAAATATTACACGATATATCAAAAACTAAAGGAGAGTTGATAGTGAGGCCGCTTCAAGAAAAGGAGAGGGAAGCATGAATTTGACGATTCCCTCTTTAAGTCTATTTAATGACTCATATTTAGTCATTGGTTCTTACGTATTTCAAATCTTTTTCAATCGCTTCAATCATTTTGCCAGCGATGTCTTTTTCAGAAGCTCCTTCTATGCCTTCCAAGCCCGGAGATGAGTTCACTTCCAAAAGCATAGGACCATTGGAGCCTCTGATGATATCTACGCCAGCGACTTTTAAGTTGAATGTTTTGGCGGCTAGAATTGCTATGCGTTTTTCTTCAGCGGATATCTTAGTAATCGAAGCAGTTCCTCCCATATGTATGTTGGCTCTAAACTCTCCCGGTGCTGCTGTTCTCATGATGCTTTCGACAACTTTTCCGTTCACGACAAAACATCGAATATCCTTTCCATTGGCCTCCTTGATGAATTGTTGCACTAATATATTGGCTTTTAGGCTTTTGAAAGCATTGATAAGACTTTCGGCAGCTTTCTTAGTTTCAGCCAATACGACGCCTTTGCCTTGGGTGCCTTCCAAGAGTTTAACGATTAATGGAGCTCCACCGACCATTTTGATAAGTTCTTCGGTATCTAAGGGCGAATTAGCAAAGCCTGTGGTCGGGATAGGAAGCCCGTTGTTGATTAATAATTGCAAAGCATAAAGTTTATCACGGGATTGAGTGATGGCCGAAGCTGAGTTCAAAGTATAAACTCCCATGGCTTCGAAGTGTCTTGTTAAAGCAGATCCGTAAAATGTAACGCTTGGCCTAATTCTAGGAATGACTGCGTCAAAACCCTTGAGTATGCGCCCGCCTCGGTAATGCATTTCAGGAGCTTCTCCATCTAGTTTTATATAGCAATCTTTAACGCTCAAAAACTCCATCTCATGTCCACGCTCTTGACCCGCTTCAATGATTCTGCGATTGCTATATAGGCTTGGATCAGAAGCTAGAAGGCCAATTTTAAGACCGGTTTTTTCGTTAGTATGCAATGCGTAGTATTGGTCAAGCTCTTCAATGCTTGGCTCGCCTAATAAGCACTCGGTGTTAGGGTCTACAAGCATTTTTCCACCCATAGCTTCTCGTCCTAACAGCATGCGATAGCCCATGCTATCGCGGTTGGTTAAGGTTAACTCAATTTCCCAAGTGTATTCCGCTATTGTCAATGGCGTTTTGATGACATAACGGGTTTCAGTTGCTCCATTTGAACTTTTAACTTTTCTTTTGTCAAATAATGGAGCTTCGCAATGCACAGTGGTTTTTCCATCGTTTTGCAACGGATGAACTTCAAAACTAACCCAAGGTGTTCCTTCTCGATTAAATGAAACGATATTCACAGCATGAAGGGAAGAAGTTCTGGCGCCTGAATCAACTCTGGCTTTAACCGCTGGAATTTTCAATTGCGGGAAGTTGCACCACTCGTCGCTGCCTACGATTATCTTATTCATATTGTTATGCTTTTTAAATTGCTATTTTAGTTTTTAAGAGAAGATTCATTTATCATTCATAAAGCGATTTTAATCTTCAAGAATAATGCTTAAATAAATAATGATAAACCCATTGAAAAGTTCGGAATTAAGATATTGAATTATCGCTAGCCCATGATTTGTTGATTTATTCTTTAAATGGATAAAAGAGTTGTTTCCTAAGAAATTAGCAATATGCTGATAATGTGATTGAGATATGAACGCTTTGGCAAATAGCTTTAGTATGAGGCGATGTAACAGTTTAACACTTATATGAAACGCAAAAGATGCATACCTTTGAAATGTTGATTGCGATTTGTAGGAAAATTAAGGACAGTAACTTTAAATATGGTTGATCAGAGCAAATACGAGAATTCCTTTAATTGCAATGAATGAGACTGAAACCAAAAAAGGAAATTTATATGCCACATTCTTATTTGTTTTGATGATAAAACTTCTTTTGATATTGCCGGTAGTTGGTTGGCTAATATATTTAGTTGTGAATTATCATGTGATTAAGAAATACGCACTGAGAAAAGTTAAGTTGAAACGAGTGGATGAAATGGATTCTATTATTATTCCAAAAAATATAAAACTCAAGGTTGCAATGCTGGAGCTGATTTCTATTCCGCTTGTATCTGTCATTATTGGAAAACCACTCAGCATGTTAATCGATTCAAAAATGGTTGATTTATTCGGCTTGAATACATTGATAGTAATGGTTTTAATTACGACTAGCATGGGGTTAGCCGGACTGTTTTTGGCTATGGTACTTCAAATTGAATTGATAATGAATTCAGTAATCAAGTTTCAGGCAAAATAGCTTCTTGTCTGGCCTGACATATAAAATGATAGTGTGAAAATCAAAACTTTAACGAGTATGTCTAGATTGATAGTTGTATTTATAGTATTTGCCGTTATGTTTGTTTCGGTAGTGGGAAATGCTCAAGAGATGATAAATGGAAAAAGAGTGGTATCGAAAAATATTCGAAGCGTCTATGTAACTCTTTTAGCGCAGAAGATGAAAGGGAATAGATACTTATGCGATATTGAAGTCATTAATGGGCGCTTGGAGCCTGTGGATATTTTGCCCAAGAAAATCAAGGCTAAGATGATTACCATTAAGGGAGATCAAAAGAAAGCGAAGATTATGTCATTTATGGAGTTTTCTCGAGAGATTGACTTGAAAAGAAGGGTATACAAGGAGGTAAGAAAAGGAGAAATGAATGGCTTGGACATAACAGGCCCAACTCTAGCGATGGAAATGAATGAAGATACTTCCTTGAAAATGCAATATTTGACAACAAGAGCTATGCTTCCTAAGGAAAGATATTGCAGAAGAATAATTGTAAAAGGTTGTAAAGGCCAAGGAATAACATTTCAAATGGAAATCAACGGAGATACATTTGAATTAGAGTACATACTATAGCGATAATTGAAAACCATCTTATTCTAAAAGAAATTTAATAAAATGAAAGATAATATTGTACTGATATTGAAGTCAATGCTGATGTACGCCTTTACGACAGGCATAGCAATGATGATCATGAACTTTATGGGACTAGCGATTACAGCAATGCTTTTGGCTTTTACTGCTTACCCATTGATGTTTATTTACTGCACTTGGTTTGCGCATAAATTTTATGAAAAGCGAACGGATTCAAAAATTGATTTTGAAATAGAGACATCTCTTATGTCAAAATACATGAGTGTGGAAATCCTCTTCAGTGGAATTGGGTATTTAATTTCAACGTGGTTATTTGATCCCTATCTTTTAGCATTTCTTTGGTTTGTGATTCATCTAGTTATGACGCTTGTGAAGTATTTGGCAATTTTCAAGAATATTGAGCGTCAAAAAAATGAAATTTATCAATAACATGGAAAAGGAGATGATTATATCAGAAAACACTTATCTTAAAGCTTTGAGAGTAAGCTTTATAGCGGTTATTGCAGGGTTGATCATTGTGGATTTTCTTGCTTTAAGGTTAGGGTCAATTGTGGCTATAATTACAATGTATATTTGCGCTATGACTATGACGACAAACATTATAAAAGGAGAAGCTTGTGAATACTACCCATCCGTTTCCGGTTTTGAAATGAATGGAAAACTGATCTCTTTTTATATCGCTATAGACTTTATATTTGGGTTCAGTATTTTGATTGTTTCTAAGTTGTTGGGGCAATTTGAGCTAGAGCCAATTTTGTTTAATACACTTTGTGTTATTGCAGGGATAGTTTCTTTATGCTTAGCTGTCAAGGTAAAGTGTGATTTTATTTTAAAACAAATTATTCATTCTACTACAAAACTCAAATAAGATGAAACTTTCACTATTATCTCAATTGGCATGTTCAGATCAAGCCAGAATCCATCTTAAAAATACCCAAAAAGGCTTGAAATTGATGTTGCCGGACAAGGGAGTTGGATGGCATGTTATCAGAAAGGATATTCAAAAAGGCTTGCATTACGCCATTTTTGATTACAACAGAATATATTTCCAGTTGGAGGAAAAGATACTTGCGATCAAAAGATACACAGGGGCACTTGAATGGCCGCCAGTGCTTGGAGAGCATAAATGGGTTAATCAATTTGGAATCAAGCATGCTTGGCAAATAGAAAATGATAGGGAAGACGCTTATAAAATTACGAT includes the following:
- a CDS encoding class I SAM-dependent methyltransferase: MKSEQIKSIAKEIENVERQMDWGGMTIAYGLKKFTYGSSSFLDTIYNNISLNENDTFYDLGCGYGLVLWYGAQRFPNTQFKGIEIVRERCEFAEELAKRDNLKNINIFQGDLLQQDISDGNIFYIYNSLYSDLYTELVKKLKAIASQKVITIIAESSSKFFDKESWLIEQCEFELSPISSLKIYKSK
- a CDS encoding radical SAM/SPASM domain-containing protein, with the translated sequence MTVESNPSIRYRIDSDYEKLTPVHAVWEITLACNLNCGHCGSRAGKVRPDELTTQECFDIIDKLHELGTREITIIGGEAFLRNDWLEIISRIDQAGMECSMQTGGYNLNEKRILDAKQAGIKNIGVSIDGLEDVHNQIRGKRDSYQHALNALELLKKHGITSSVNTVITKSNQHQLDELLDEFIVRGIKNWQIQLIVAMGNAVENDDLILQPYEIIDLYENLIKVYKRALSHNILIQAGNNIGYYGPYEHIWRQGKDAFWTGCSAGHTAIGIEANGIIKGCPSLPTSDYTGGNIKDMTLDDIWYHSKQMKFTRHRNLDELWGHCKSCYYASSCMAGCTWTSHVLFGKRGNNPYCHHRALKLEKEGKRERIRKVQEAEGKPFDYGLFEIIVEDNNGNILEVQNPLENNEDTSAELKTEIRTFENLELCRDCNQHVYEGTEICPHCNSNVPEAKERYETKLKDVYTAYDKLLELMN
- a CDS encoding DUF1843 domain-containing protein, whose translation is MIIQPYGAGIREAIASNDVEQMKAMAENTKKFIKENGDISTALVELLDKIDQLEKK
- a CDS encoding DUF1843 domain-containing protein, with amino-acid sequence MYLPMYAASIREAIASNDVEKMKATAEQAKKTIKESGDISLALVELIDAIDKLEKK
- a CDS encoding DUF1843 domain-containing protein, which encodes MYQVLYAAGIREAAASNDVEKMKAVAEQAKKNIKESGDLSLALVELLEAIEKLDNK
- the rimK gene encoding 30S ribosomal protein S6--L-glutamate ligase translates to MNKIIVGSDEWCNFPQLKIPAVKARVDSGARTSSLHAVNIVSFNREGTPWVSFEVHPLQNDGKTTVHCEAPLFDKRKVKSSNGATETRYVIKTPLTIAEYTWEIELTLTNRDSMGYRMLLGREAMGGKMLVDPNTECLLGEPSIEELDQYYALHTNEKTGLKIGLLASDPSLYSNRRIIEAGQERGHEMEFLSVKDCYIKLDGEAPEMHYRGGRILKGFDAVIPRIRPSVTFYGSALTRHFEAMGVYTLNSASAITQSRDKLYALQLLINNGLPIPTTGFANSPLDTEELIKMVGGAPLIVKLLEGTQGKGVVLAETKKAAESLINAFKSLKANILVQQFIKEANGKDIRCFVVNGKVVESIMRTAAPGEFRANIHMGGTASITKISAEEKRIAILAAKTFNLKVAGVDIIRGSNGPMLLEVNSSPGLEGIEGASEKDIAGKMIEAIEKDLKYVRTND